The Carnobacterium divergens genome includes a window with the following:
- a CDS encoding ABC transporter permease, with the protein MKKTALLKDIFREIWHTKARFLSIFAIITLGVGFFSGIKATGPNMIDTADHYFKEKKLMDVKVVSTYGLNNEDLTLLKSIKGAEVAGGYSQDVFLGNTGIVTKVMSLPEKATMNDYRVMKGRLPVKKGEIALDDTEKMQQTFKIGDKVSLTTEGDKTDLTSVFKQVEYQVVGFVNSPQYIETFQRGSSTIGKGTADAFAVIPESDFKSDLYTEAYLTFDTTKKLAAYSTDYENQIAKEIKVVEKKVNQRPEERLAELKQTGAKKITDGTTKITEAKQQLADGQKQLDEAKAKLVSGESDYQTGLATFQSEIAKGEATLTENQEKLTSSQAELEANETQLNEGKQQLVAAQQELATKKATVIESINQGQTLVASIRDSLKIPITLVPEATKTTLITSSTQVDKQLGELIAAYFAGSVSAQEVTVSLDTIEAKLSASQTELDQAESALNQKATELANGETALLNGKTQLDAGRRALSEGQQKLASEKATGEKKLAEVRNQLDEGNKEYESAKAEFDQKKQQGEAEIAKGEQELAEAKEQLTTLKKPEYFVMDRTSNPGYEEFSDNANRISAIAQVFPVFFFLIAALVSLTTMTRMVEEQRLQIGTLKALGYTSFDISKKFLIYALLASGSASLVGLFIGYQLFPTIIFNAYGALYNLPAIRITYYLSYGMLSLVVALFCTVLPALIATRVELMSNPAALMRPKAPKNGKRILLERITFLWDRFNFIEKVTARNLFRYKQRMLMTVLGVAGCTALILTGFGLKDSIADIAGLQYGKIMKYQAIVAFNPDAKQADKEKYNQLMTDTKEITHQLAVHQENFKMEKQGVNTQEVTLFTPEKTTNFDQFVLLANRKTKAKEEIPKQGGVITEKLAKLFDLKVGDKLSIKDTNNKTYSLKVTGITENYAGHMIYISPTYYQKLFKKEPLYNTQLLNYKGNQKWEDQFGAQLTENGSVARVTFVDRVGSSFKDTMSSLNIVTLVLIISAAALAFVVLYNLTNINVSERIRELSTIKVLGFYDGEVTMYIYRENIILTMMGIVTGSFLGIFLHGFVLQTAEVDMMMFSPTIKVLSYVYSAALTFLFSGIVMWAMHLKLKHIDMIEALKSVD; encoded by the coding sequence ATGAAAAAAACAGCACTTCTAAAAGATATTTTTCGTGAAATATGGCATACAAAGGCGCGTTTTTTATCTATTTTTGCCATCATAACGCTTGGCGTTGGTTTCTTTTCAGGTATCAAGGCTACAGGACCGAATATGATCGATACTGCGGACCATTATTTTAAAGAAAAAAAGCTCATGGATGTCAAAGTTGTTTCTACCTATGGGTTGAATAATGAGGATTTAACCTTACTCAAAAGTATAAAAGGTGCAGAGGTGGCAGGAGGCTACAGCCAAGATGTCTTTTTAGGAAATACAGGAATCGTGACGAAGGTGATGTCCTTACCAGAAAAAGCGACAATGAATGATTACCGAGTAATGAAAGGCCGTTTGCCAGTGAAAAAAGGCGAAATAGCATTAGATGACACTGAAAAAATGCAGCAAACATTTAAAATTGGGGACAAGGTCAGTTTGACTACAGAAGGAGATAAAACCGATTTAACGAGTGTTTTTAAGCAAGTTGAGTACCAAGTTGTTGGCTTTGTAAACAGTCCTCAATATATTGAAACTTTTCAACGAGGTAGTAGTACGATTGGAAAAGGAACAGCAGATGCCTTTGCTGTTATTCCAGAATCAGACTTTAAATCGGATCTTTATACAGAAGCTTATTTGACCTTTGATACTACCAAAAAATTAGCGGCTTATTCTACAGACTATGAAAATCAAATCGCTAAAGAAATCAAAGTTGTTGAAAAGAAAGTTAACCAACGTCCTGAAGAAAGGCTAGCAGAACTTAAACAAACTGGAGCCAAAAAAATAACTGATGGAACCACTAAAATCACAGAAGCAAAACAACAATTAGCAGATGGTCAAAAACAACTTGATGAAGCAAAAGCAAAGCTAGTTAGTGGGGAGTCAGACTATCAAACAGGACTAGCAACGTTTCAATCTGAAATAGCAAAAGGCGAAGCAACGCTAACTGAAAATCAAGAAAAACTTACTTCAAGTCAAGCAGAGCTTGAAGCAAATGAAACTCAGTTAAATGAAGGGAAACAACAGCTTGTGGCTGCCCAACAAGAATTAGCAACGAAAAAAGCAACGGTGATTGAAAGCATTAATCAAGGGCAGACCCTTGTCGCCTCTATCCGAGACAGTTTGAAAATACCAATTACATTAGTTCCAGAAGCAACAAAAACTACTTTAATCACTAGTAGTACACAAGTAGATAAACAGTTGGGAGAACTAATTGCTGCCTACTTTGCTGGTTCAGTATCCGCTCAAGAGGTGACGGTCTCTCTTGATACAATAGAAGCAAAATTAAGTGCTAGTCAAACAGAATTAGACCAAGCAGAGTCTGCGTTAAATCAAAAAGCGACAGAATTAGCGAATGGAGAAACGGCTCTTCTTAATGGAAAAACACAACTTGACGCTGGAAGAAGGGCTTTGTCAGAAGGTCAACAAAAATTAGCTTCTGAAAAAGCGACGGGTGAAAAAAAATTAGCCGAGGTAAGAAATCAACTAGATGAAGGAAATAAAGAATACGAGTCAGCTAAAGCTGAATTTGATCAAAAAAAACAACAAGGAGAAGCTGAAATAGCCAAAGGCGAACAAGAGTTAGCAGAAGCAAAAGAGCAGTTAACCACGTTAAAAAAACCTGAATATTTTGTGATGGATCGGACTTCAAATCCTGGCTACGAAGAATTTAGTGACAATGCCAATCGAATTTCAGCCATTGCGCAAGTCTTTCCAGTCTTTTTCTTTTTGATTGCTGCCCTAGTAAGCTTAACGACGATGACTCGAATGGTTGAAGAGCAACGACTTCAAATTGGAACCTTAAAGGCACTAGGTTATACAAGTTTTGATATTTCTAAAAAATTTCTGATTTATGCCTTATTAGCAAGTGGTAGCGCGAGTTTGGTTGGATTATTTATTGGGTATCAACTCTTTCCAACAATTATTTTTAATGCGTATGGGGCCCTTTATAACTTACCGGCTATTCGAATTACCTATTATCTAAGCTACGGAATGCTGTCGTTAGTAGTTGCACTATTTTGTACCGTATTGCCTGCTTTAATCGCCACCAGAGTTGAATTAATGAGCAACCCTGCAGCTTTAATGCGTCCTAAAGCACCTAAAAATGGCAAGCGAATTTTGTTAGAGCGCATAACCTTTCTTTGGGATCGTTTTAATTTTATTGAAAAAGTAACCGCTCGAAATTTATTTCGATACAAACAACGAATGCTGATGACGGTTTTAGGTGTGGCAGGTTGTACGGCTTTAATTTTAACTGGATTTGGTTTAAAGGATTCAATTGCGGATATTGCAGGATTACAGTACGGGAAAATTATGAAATACCAAGCAATTGTTGCTTTTAATCCAGATGCTAAACAAGCAGATAAAGAAAAATACAATCAGTTAATGACAGATACTAAAGAAATTACACATCAATTAGCAGTTCATCAAGAAAATTTTAAAATGGAAAAACAAGGAGTCAATACACAAGAAGTGACGCTGTTTACTCCAGAAAAAACAACAAATTTCGATCAGTTCGTCCTTTTGGCTAATCGTAAAACAAAAGCCAAAGAAGAAATTCCTAAGCAGGGTGGCGTGATTACTGAAAAACTTGCAAAATTATTTGATTTAAAAGTAGGCGACAAACTTTCTATCAAGGATACAAACAATAAAACCTATTCTTTGAAGGTTACTGGCATTACTGAAAATTATGCAGGCCATATGATTTATATTAGCCCCACTTATTATCAAAAACTCTTTAAAAAAGAACCTCTTTATAATACTCAACTATTAAATTATAAAGGGAATCAAAAATGGGAAGATCAATTTGGTGCTCAATTAACGGAGAACGGAAGCGTGGCACGAGTAACCTTTGTTGACCGCGTTGGGAGTTCTTTTAAAGACACCATGTCCAGCTTAAATATTGTGACGTTAGTGTTAATTATATCAGCTGCAGCCCTTGCTTTTGTTGTGTTGTATAATTTAACGAACATCAACGTCTCCGAACGGATTAGGGAGCTTTCAACAATTAAAGTTCTTGGATTTTACGACGGGGAAGTTACGATGTATATCTATCGCGAAAATATTATCTTAACCATGATGGGCATTGTGACGGGTTCCTTTTTAGGAATCTTCCTTCATGGATTTGTGCTACAAACCGCAGAAGTTGATATGATGATGTTTAGCCCAACCATAAAAGTGTTAAGCTACGTCTATTCAGCAGCTTTAACCTTCCTGTTCTCTGGAATTGTAATGTGGGCAATGCATTTGAAATTAAAACATATTGATATGATTGAAGCCTTAAAATCAGTCGATTAA
- a CDS encoding NfeD family protein: MLWGYSLETIYFYVLIVTALLAVISFFVGDIINFDGPIDPVLIVPWFAFIALFGYLGEAHTEFHSGLIILTSGILASIIIFLLNFYLIVPLRKSDATLSSSEKDLEGRVGTVITPIPLKGMGEISIKSVTGSITKPASLYQPLAEIKAGEKILVIEINNRVAYVMPYEENF, translated from the coding sequence ATGTTGTGGGGATATAGTTTGGAAACTATTTATTTTTACGTGTTAATTGTAACCGCATTATTAGCCGTGATTAGTTTTTTTGTTGGAGACATTATCAATTTTGATGGCCCTATTGATCCGGTTTTAATCGTTCCTTGGTTTGCATTTATCGCTTTGTTTGGTTATTTAGGAGAAGCACATACTGAATTTCATAGCGGACTCATCATACTTACCAGTGGAATCCTTGCTTCTATTATTATTTTTTTACTGAATTTCTATTTAATTGTTCCATTAAGAAAATCTGATGCAACTCTTTCCTCTTCTGAAAAAGACTTAGAAGGGCGAGTAGGAACGGTGATTACACCAATTCCATTAAAAGGGATGGGGGAAATCAGCATTAAAAGCGTCACGGGTTCGATCACGAAGCCAGCAAGCTTGTATCAACCTCTTGCGGAAATTAAGGCAGGAGAAAAAATATTGGTGATTGAGATTAACAATCGAGTTGCCTACGTGATGCCCTACGAAGAAAATTTTTAA
- a CDS encoding flotillin family protein, whose product MSIIVIGICGFVVLMCLLVFISKYQTANPDEALIVSGSYLGSKNVFKDDAGNKIKIVRGGGTFVMPVFQRSNRLSLLSSKLDVSTPEVYTEQGVPVMADGTSIIKIGSSVEEIATAAEQFLSKSREELENEAREVLEGHLRSILGSMTVEEIYQNRDKFSQSVQEVASVDLAKMGLVIVSFTIKEVRDKNGYLDSLGKPRIAQVKRDADIAIAEADKETRIKRAEAEKNSKKSELERETEVAEALKEKELKLAAYKQEQDIAKAKADQAYGLESAKAQQEVTEQEMQVKIIERQKQIELEEKEITRREKQYDSEVKKKADADRYAQEQDALANKAKEVAEAEADQFRVEAMATANANQVRLEGQALAEAILAKGQAEAEAKQKIAEAFKEYGEAAILSMVVEMLPSMVKEAAQPMANIEKITVIDNGQGEGSGAGANRVSNYATNLLATTQETLKETTGLDVKELIEKFVSKAPQTIHQDIHQDK is encoded by the coding sequence ATGTCAATTATAGTAATTGGAATATGTGGTTTTGTTGTGTTAATGTGTTTGCTAGTTTTTATTTCAAAATACCAAACAGCAAATCCAGATGAAGCGTTAATTGTAAGTGGAAGTTATTTAGGTTCAAAAAATGTCTTTAAAGACGATGCTGGCAATAAAATTAAAATTGTTCGTGGGGGCGGAACGTTTGTGATGCCCGTTTTTCAACGATCAAATCGTTTAAGCTTATTATCAAGTAAATTAGATGTTTCTACACCAGAAGTCTATACAGAACAAGGCGTTCCAGTTATGGCAGATGGAACATCAATCATTAAAATTGGTTCCTCTGTTGAAGAAATCGCAACAGCAGCAGAGCAATTTTTAAGTAAATCTCGTGAAGAGCTAGAAAATGAAGCAAGAGAAGTCTTAGAAGGGCATCTACGTTCAATCTTAGGCTCGATGACAGTCGAAGAAATCTATCAAAATCGAGATAAGTTTAGCCAAAGTGTTCAAGAAGTTGCCAGCGTTGATTTAGCAAAAATGGGCTTAGTTATCGTTTCATTTACCATCAAAGAAGTACGGGATAAAAATGGTTATTTAGATTCACTTGGAAAACCAAGAATTGCGCAAGTGAAACGAGATGCGGATATTGCCATTGCCGAAGCAGACAAAGAAACACGTATCAAACGTGCGGAAGCTGAAAAAAATTCTAAGAAATCAGAATTAGAACGTGAAACAGAAGTCGCCGAAGCATTAAAAGAAAAAGAATTGAAATTGGCAGCGTATAAACAAGAGCAAGATATTGCCAAAGCGAAAGCCGATCAAGCCTATGGGTTAGAAAGTGCAAAAGCACAACAAGAAGTAACGGAACAAGAAATGCAAGTAAAAATCATTGAGCGTCAAAAACAAATTGAATTAGAAGAAAAAGAAATCACTCGTCGTGAAAAACAATACGATTCAGAAGTGAAGAAAAAGGCAGATGCAGATCGTTACGCACAAGAGCAAGATGCACTTGCAAATAAAGCCAAAGAAGTTGCTGAAGCCGAAGCGGATCAATTCCGTGTAGAAGCAATGGCCACAGCCAATGCAAACCAAGTCCGCTTAGAAGGACAAGCCTTAGCCGAAGCTATTTTAGCTAAAGGTCAAGCCGAAGCCGAAGCAAAACAAAAAATTGCTGAAGCCTTCAAGGAATATGGCGAAGCAGCAATTCTTTCAATGGTTGTTGAAATGCTACCAAGTATGGTGAAAGAAGCTGCACAACCAATGGCAAATATCGAAAAAATTACCGTAATTGACAACGGACAAGGTGAAGGCAGTGGTGCAGGAGCCAATCGTGTGTCAAACTACGCTACCAACCTTTTAGCGACAACTCAAGAAACCTTAAAAGAAACAACAGGATTGGACGTTAAAGAATTAATTGAAAAATTTGTTTCAAAAGCGCCACAAACAATCCATCAGGATATTCATCAAGATAAATAA
- a CDS encoding FUSC family protein, translating into MEVGNFRLGMRTIKTGIAVAVCILLFHYSGRGTAMIASLSAVFALRQDMETTVKFGKSRILGNTLGALLAALFILLYRSSGNLFILEVIGVPVAVMLIIVICDGINYNSGIIGAIATLLIIYFSIPPNETIIYALERVFDTFIGTFVAVAVNHLIKVPTHEEVADLKEELSDIQTEENELNVLLTKKENEEKNQETD; encoded by the coding sequence ATGGAAGTTGGAAATTTCAGATTAGGGATGAGAACAATTAAAACAGGGATTGCTGTTGCCGTTTGTATCCTATTATTTCATTATAGTGGTCGCGGAACAGCAATGATTGCTTCGCTTTCTGCTGTGTTTGCATTAAGACAAGATATGGAAACAACTGTAAAATTTGGGAAATCGCGAATTTTAGGGAATACACTTGGCGCTTTATTGGCTGCTTTGTTTATTTTGCTTTATCGTTCGTCTGGCAACTTGTTTATTCTTGAAGTCATTGGCGTTCCGGTAGCTGTTATGTTGATTATTGTCATTTGCGATGGTATCAATTATAACTCTGGAATCATTGGGGCTATTGCTACGTTATTAATTATTTATTTTTCGATACCACCTAATGAAACCATTATTTATGCTTTAGAGCGTGTATTTGATACCTTTATTGGTACGTTTGTCGCCGTTGCTGTCAATCACTTAATTAAGGTCCCTACTCACGAAGAAGTAGCTGATCTTAAAGAAGAACTTTCTGACATTCAAACAGAAGAAAATGAACTGAATGTTTTGTTAACTAAAAAAGAAAACGAAGAAAAAAACCAAGAAACTGATTAG
- a CDS encoding aromatic acid exporter family protein has translation MKIGLRTIKTAIGAALAIFIADYLKLDYAVSAGVITILSVQNTKKKSITLAGQRFLSTALAIAIAIFFFLIIGFNPVSFGLYLLIFIPIASKLQLTDGIVVSSVLVTHLLIEESASFHWVLNCFLLMFVGVGTAIVLNLYMPSSEKKLKELQLMIEKDMKLVLLDFSKALKHVTEPHQLDASLQELNATVLKAEKLAMEQFNNRLFDQSYYYIKYFDMRKMQLYVLKQIKVDITLCQLPTEQNKKLAEIFVATAESLHEDNPVIELLEEIKALFDYFRNSPLPTTRPEFENRAMLFQMLNDFNYFIEIKKVFYEEFRTERQLAQGE, from the coding sequence ATGAAAATCGGGTTACGTACAATTAAAACAGCCATAGGAGCTGCCCTTGCGATTTTTATTGCAGATTACTTAAAGTTAGACTATGCCGTTTCAGCCGGAGTGATAACAATATTAAGTGTGCAAAATACAAAGAAAAAATCCATTACATTAGCAGGTCAACGCTTCTTATCAACCGCATTAGCCATTGCCATTGCTATTTTCTTCTTTTTAATAATTGGATTTAATCCAGTATCCTTTGGTCTTTATTTATTAATTTTTATTCCAATAGCTTCAAAACTTCAATTAACAGACGGTATCGTTGTTAGCTCAGTTCTCGTTACACATCTCTTGATAGAAGAAAGTGCTTCTTTTCACTGGGTTTTAAATTGTTTTTTATTAATGTTTGTCGGAGTAGGAACAGCAATTGTATTGAACTTGTACATGCCATCTAGTGAAAAAAAATTAAAAGAATTGCAATTGATGATTGAAAAAGACATGAAATTGGTACTCTTAGACTTTTCAAAAGCCTTAAAACACGTTACGGAACCTCATCAATTAGACGCTTCTTTGCAAGAATTGAATGCGACAGTATTAAAAGCAGAAAAATTAGCCATGGAACAATTTAATAATCGACTGTTTGATCAATCCTATTACTATATTAAATATTTCGATATGCGAAAAATGCAATTGTATGTCTTAAAACAAATCAAAGTAGACATTACCTTGTGTCAGTTGCCAACGGAGCAAAATAAGAAACTAGCAGAAATTTTTGTGGCTACGGCAGAAAGTCTTCATGAAGACAATCCTGTCATCGAGTTATTAGAAGAAATCAAAGCGCTATTTGATTACTTTAGAAATAGCCCATTGCCAACGACGCGCCCTGAATTTGAAAACCGTGCGATGTTGTTTCAAATGCTAAACGATTTTAACTATTTCATTGAAATAAAAAAAGTATTTTATGAAGAATTTCGAACAGAAAGACAGCTTGCACAAGGAGAATAA
- a CDS encoding helix-turn-helix transcriptional regulator: protein MKVERLISIIMVLLDKERISAQTLADRFEVSLRTIYRDIDAINMAGIPVRSISGVGGGIEIMPNYKMDRKTFSTNDLSAILMGLSNISNMMQSKELSNALAKVKSFIPANSAKDIELKANQIYIDLSPWMGGRDAQNYLEMIKKALHEKNNLSFDYADRYGNKTTRLVEPYQLVMKNSHWYVHGYCLKRNDFRLFRLFRMSNLQLEDTFFTPRDFEKPQLDFTDEVATMVETIQIRIHQSVMDRVLDFCAYEEFSPDGDDHYMVNFPFIENDYYYTILFSFGNKCECLEPQHIRTEMKRRVNELATMYEN, encoded by the coding sequence ATGAAAGTTGAAAGACTTATTAGTATTATTATGGTTCTCCTCGATAAGGAACGCATTAGTGCACAAACATTAGCGGATAGGTTTGAAGTTTCTCTTCGCACTATTTATCGTGACATAGATGCTATAAACATGGCTGGTATTCCGGTTCGATCGATATCCGGTGTGGGAGGCGGTATTGAGATTATGCCAAATTATAAGATGGATCGAAAAACATTTTCAACTAATGATCTTTCTGCTATTTTAATGGGGCTTTCCAATATTTCTAATATGATGCAAAGTAAGGAACTGTCAAATGCACTTGCAAAAGTAAAAAGTTTTATTCCTGCTAACAGCGCAAAAGATATTGAACTAAAAGCAAACCAAATTTATATAGACTTAAGTCCATGGATGGGTGGCAGAGATGCACAAAACTATTTAGAAATGATTAAAAAAGCTTTACATGAAAAAAACAATCTATCGTTTGACTATGCAGATCGCTATGGAAATAAAACGACTCGTTTAGTGGAGCCTTATCAATTGGTCATGAAAAATAGCCATTGGTATGTGCATGGGTATTGCCTGAAACGAAATGATTTCCGCTTATTTAGATTATTTCGGATGTCTAACTTACAACTGGAAGATACTTTTTTTACACCACGCGATTTTGAAAAACCTCAGTTAGATTTTACTGATGAGGTGGCAACAATGGTAGAAACTATCCAGATTCGGATTCATCAATCCGTTATGGACAGAGTGCTTGATTTTTGTGCTTATGAAGAGTTCTCACCAGACGGGGATGACCATTATATGGTTAATTTTCCTTTCATCGAAAACGACTATTACTACACTATTCTTTTCAGTTTTGGAAATAAATGCGAATGTTTAGAGCCACAACATATCCGCACAGAAATGAAACGTAGAGTGAATGAATTAGCTACTATGTATGAAAATTAA
- a CDS encoding DJ-1/PfpI family protein: MVTVYSYVLDTLADWELGYVTSELNSGRFFKEGQQRLSLKMVSYSTETIHTMGGLAIEPNYVIEDIEVSETTVLLLPGAETWSDPKHGAIIEKAKELLQIGGTVCAICGATAALANAGILNDRPHTSNGLGFLEMVSHGYSGQEFYIESPSVVDNNLITASSTGALLWTKQIIEHLGVFQSSTLEFWYDYFSTGDPKYYFALMETLPVNHEN, from the coding sequence ATGGTTACAGTTTATAGTTATGTTTTGGATACATTAGCAGATTGGGAATTGGGGTATGTTACTTCAGAGTTAAATTCAGGTCGCTTTTTTAAAGAAGGCCAGCAACGCTTATCGCTTAAGATGGTTAGTTATTCTACCGAAACCATTCATACAATGGGGGGACTTGCAATAGAGCCAAATTATGTAATTGAGGATATTGAGGTGAGTGAAACGACTGTGTTGTTATTACCAGGCGCAGAAACATGGAGTGATCCAAAACATGGTGCCATTATCGAAAAAGCAAAGGAGCTTCTTCAAATCGGTGGAACCGTCTGTGCTATTTGCGGTGCTACAGCTGCCCTTGCGAATGCAGGGATATTGAATGACCGTCCCCATACAAGTAATGGATTGGGATTTCTTGAAATGGTTTCTCATGGCTATAGTGGACAAGAATTTTATATAGAAAGCCCTTCTGTCGTGGATAACAATCTAATAACGGCAAGTTCTACTGGTGCTTTGTTATGGACAAAACAAATTATTGAACATTTAGGTGTTTTTCAATCCAGTACATTAGAATTTTGGTATGACTATTTTAGTACCGGCGATCCTAAATACTACTTTGCCCTCATGGAGACATTACCTGTTAATCATGAAAATTAA
- a CDS encoding ABC transporter substrate-binding protein, with amino-acid sequence MKRFVASLAVLALFATGCGAGGAAKDSDTIKIGANFELSGEVSAYGTAEYQGAKLAVDEINKAGGVLGKKLELVKLDNKSEPTESASVATKLATKEKVVAIVGPATSGNVKAATPSVTKAKVPLVTPSGTDDSVTVEKGRLQEYIYRVCFQDSFQGVTLANYANQDLGAKKAVIIGDSSSDYAKGLTKSFEKSFKGEIVAKESFTTGDKDFKAILTKIKDKDFDVLYMPSYYEEAGLIIKQARELGIQQPILGADGFGNEKLVDLALPENLNNIYYTAHYSDQSTDKKVQDFVAAFKKENKKTPDAFSALSYDSVYMIAKAIENGKEATPEKVNDALGKIKDFEGITGKITMDKEHNPVKSTLVIKLENGKEVSNTVVNP; translated from the coding sequence ATGAAAAGATTCGTTGCAAGTTTAGCAGTATTGGCATTGTTTGCTACAGGATGTGGTGCTGGGGGCGCCGCAAAAGATTCAGACACCATCAAAATTGGAGCAAACTTTGAATTATCAGGGGAAGTTTCAGCTTATGGAACAGCAGAATATCAAGGAGCAAAACTAGCTGTTGATGAGATTAACAAAGCCGGTGGCGTTTTAGGAAAAAAATTAGAATTAGTCAAATTAGATAATAAATCAGAACCAACTGAATCAGCAAGTGTAGCGACCAAATTAGCCACGAAAGAAAAAGTAGTAGCAATCGTTGGCCCTGCAACATCAGGAAATGTAAAAGCAGCAACTCCAAGTGTCACAAAAGCAAAAGTTCCATTAGTTACCCCTTCAGGGACAGATGACTCTGTCACAGTTGAAAAAGGACGTCTTCAAGAATACATTTACCGTGTTTGCTTCCAAGATTCTTTCCAAGGTGTAACCTTAGCGAATTATGCGAACCAAGATTTGGGCGCGAAAAAAGCCGTCATTATTGGGGATAGCTCAAGTGATTATGCAAAAGGATTGACTAAAAGTTTTGAAAAAAGCTTCAAAGGAGAGATTGTTGCAAAAGAAAGTTTTACAACAGGAGATAAAGATTTTAAAGCTATTTTAACAAAAATCAAGGACAAAGATTTTGATGTTCTATATATGCCTTCATACTATGAAGAAGCAGGATTAATTATCAAACAAGCTCGTGAATTAGGCATTCAACAACCTATTCTTGGAGCAGATGGTTTTGGAAATGAAAAATTAGTTGATTTAGCATTGCCTGAAAATTTAAACAATATCTATTATACGGCACATTATTCGGATCAAAGTACAGATAAAAAAGTCCAAGATTTCGTAGCGGCTTTTAAAAAGGAAAACAAAAAAACACCTGATGCGTTTTCAGCACTTTCATACGATTCTGTATACATGATTGCAAAAGCAATTGAAAATGGAAAAGAAGCAACACCAGAAAAAGTAAATGATGCTCTTGGTAAAATAAAAGATTTTGAAGGCATTACAGGGAAAATTACAATGGATAAAGAACACAATCCAGTAAAATCAACCCTTGTAATCAAGCTTGAAAATGGGAAAGAAGTTAGCAACACAGTAGTAAATCCTTAA
- a CDS encoding branched-chain amino acid ABC transporter permease: protein MDNLIQQLINGLSLGSIYALIALGYTMVYGIIKLINFAHGEIYMVGSYVGYTVIRNFNLGLIPALLFSMIFCAILGVIIERVAYKPLRKATRVAALITAIGVSFLLQYTVLLIMGPEVRAFPETIKNKSYEFWGITINEQQITIFVVTVVLMLALQFIVKKTKMGKAMRAVSVDADAAKLMGINVDNTISFTFAIGSALAGAAGVLVGIYYNSIAPMMGTAPGLKAFIAAVLGGIGIIPGAMFGGFTIGIIETLISGYGNSMIKDAVVYGILILILVVKPSGLLGKNTKEKV from the coding sequence ATGGATAACTTAATTCAACAACTAATAAACGGACTGTCCTTAGGCAGTATTTATGCATTGATCGCGCTAGGCTATACAATGGTTTATGGCATTATCAAATTAATCAACTTTGCTCATGGTGAAATCTACATGGTTGGCTCTTACGTGGGATATACTGTTATTCGTAATTTTAATCTTGGACTTATTCCAGCTTTACTTTTTTCAATGATTTTTTGTGCAATCTTAGGAGTTATAATTGAACGTGTAGCCTATAAACCTTTACGAAAGGCAACCAGAGTAGCGGCTTTGATTACCGCAATTGGGGTGTCCTTCTTATTGCAGTACACCGTGCTGCTGATTATGGGACCTGAAGTTCGGGCGTTCCCTGAGACAATCAAAAATAAAAGTTATGAATTTTGGGGCATTACCATCAATGAACAACAGATTACTATTTTTGTTGTGACCGTTGTTTTGATGTTGGCGTTACAGTTTATTGTGAAGAAAACCAAAATGGGGAAAGCCATGCGTGCAGTAAGCGTGGATGCAGATGCGGCTAAATTGATGGGAATTAATGTAGACAATACTATTTCATTTACCTTTGCGATTGGTTCCGCATTAGCGGGTGCCGCAGGTGTTTTGGTAGGGATTTATTACAATTCGATTGCGCCAATGATGGGAACAGCACCCGGATTGAAAGCTTTTATTGCAGCTGTTTTAGGTGGAATTGGCATTATTCCAGGAGCGATGTTTGGCGGATTTACTATCGGAATTATTGAAACATTAATTAGCGGATATGGCAATTCAATGATTAAGGATGCAGTAGTTTATGGCATCTTAATTTTAATCTTAGTTGTGAAGCCTTCTGGACTTCTTGGTAAAAATACAAAAGAAAAAGTGTAG